GCACCTCTTTCTGTCCTAAAGATGCTATACCCTGCAAAATTAACTATAATGGGAAGACTTACCGGGCTGTTAAAGCAAATAAACTTTTAATTTAGCTGTGATTTATGTTACACTGTATTATGGGGGATAAATAATGAAGGATATTGATTTTTATTTTTTCTCAGGGACAGGAAATACTCTGCTTGTAGTAAAGAAGATGCGCGATACTTTCGAAAAAAATGGTATAACTGTAAATTTGTACAAAATTGAAGAATCAAATCCTGATGAGGTTAATTTGGAGCATATGATAGGAATAGCGTTTCCTGTGGCAGTATTTTCAACTTATCCTTTAGTCTGGGATTTTATAGAGTCGTTGCCCCGTGCAGGTGGTACCAAAATTTTCATGGTTGACACCCTGGGGAGTACTTCTGGAGGAATTGTTGGTCCACTTCGAAAGATTGTCGCAGAGAATGGTTATAATCCAGTTGGGGCTGTGGAAATCCAGATGCCTTCCAACATATTTTTTATACAGGATGAAAAAACTAACAAAGATAAAGTTCAAAAAGGGCTGGAAGCAGCTGAAAAATATGCATTAGATCTTGTAAATGGAAAAGCTGAATGGGGACGTGTTCCAATTTTATCAGATGCTGTGAACTTATTTTCAAGGGGCGCTTTGAAGCTAACTGGAGTTGATTTACACCAGAAACTTTTCCTCTTTAAGGTGGATAAAGAAAAATGTAATAAATGTGGGATATGCGTGGGCCTCTGCCCCACCAGAAATATCATGATAACTGGTGGAAACTATCCTGTACATGGATTAAACTGTCAATACTGTTTAAGATGTACTTCCCTCTGCCCTAAACATGCTATTCCATGCAGTTTTAATTATAAAGGGAAAACATACAGCGCTGTTAAGGCAAAAGAATTTTTGAAGAGAAAGAATCTTTAATTATTTATTGAATTAAATGATTTAAAACATTATTAAAAATTTGAATAAAGAAAAAAATTTCGAGAATTCAGTTTCGAATGTGATCAAGCTACTGTAATTGGCACTTTATTTTTATTACAAATTTCTTTAATGTATTTTGAAGATAAGTAAAGGCTAGCTGCTATTTTTTTAGGATTTTTCTTAGATCCGATTCCATAAACTAATACACCTGTTACTTTATTTTCGCTGTTAACAACTGGCCCTCCGCTGTAACCTTCAGCTGTAACTGCACTTGTTCTATAATAAATTGTACCTTGAGCATTAGGCTTTTTAGCCATCAAATGACCTGATGATATAAATGGGGTATAATTCAATGATTTTGAAGCTGAATGTTTGGTTTTATTATTTGTATTTAGCCGTGCTTCCATTTTTTTGCCAGGATATCCATATATAGAAATTTTTCCGCCTATTTTTGGATTCTTTGCACTGACTGTTAATGCAGGTAATTTCTTGCCTTTACCAGGGTCGACTTTTAGAAGAGCTATATCCTGATCTTTGTCACAGTCTCCAACATCAACTAAACGTGCTTTTAGAGAATTGTTGCTTCCATTGCCTTTTAATCCAAGACCTTTAATATAAATGCTTGATTTATATGTTTTTGTAGATATCCATCCATTTTTAATGAATTTAGATGTAACATCTCCCATAACTTTTTCAGGATCATGGTTAGATGTATTTTTGAGGAATTTGGAACTTAATTTGGGATCCTTTCTTATATAATTTATTAAACCTATCTCTTCTACATACCATTTTACATCGTTAGAATTCATTTTTTTAAGTTTATTTTCATTGTTTAACGTATTAGAATCACTTACCACATGAAATGCAGTTATGATATAACCATTTTTAGTTACAATTGACCCTGATCCAGTACTGTATGGTTGATAATTAACTGTCACATTTACTTTCTTATGAGTAATGGGATTTTTAACTGTAACTACTCCTGAAAAACCGCTTTCAATATAAACGGTTCCATTTTGAACAGCACTTACGTGTGAATTAGGGGATAAAGAGTTTGCAGAAACAGGATGGACATTAACCATTGCAAAAATTCCAACCACTGCAACTATAAGTATCAATGCTTTGAGTAATATTGATGTTTTGTTTTTAAAATCAAATGATGGTAAAAAATTTTTAGATAAAATATTTGACTTTTTAAGTCGGCCATTACATTTTTCGCAAAAATTTGCGCCTGTGGTATTTTTAAACCCACAGTTTGGGCAAATCACTGTTACACCTCTTAATTATTCTGGATTGATAAAAAGAACATTAAACTGCATGTAATGTTAGAATAAATTACTTTGAAATTCTAAACGATTATCTGCAATATTTTAATCTTCCGCGCTCTTTTATATCCTAAAACCAGAAAATAAACCACATAACATAATTATATGTATGTATGCAGTATTCCGCTTAATTAAACCGCTTTTATGTCATGATAACCATTTTTCAAAAATAGTATTTCAAGACAACCCTAATAATCTCATATCACATATAAATATTTCGCTATATTTTCCAAAAATAAACTTAATTAATGCTTATTTTATCAAAAAAAGACAGTAGAGAAAGTTTTCTTTCAAATTGTTATTGAGTTTCCATAATTTATTATTATTTTTGATTATGCCCTTACGATTAAACCTTAATTTTAAAAATATTAAATGATTTTAGCTATTTTGGAGGAGATATATTTCTTCTAGATAAAAACATATGGCATGATAATTTACTTTTTGGTAAAAAATGTAATTTTCAGTTTTTTTTATGTTGAATAAATCCAAATTATGTATTACTTTTGTAAAATAAGTTTAATACGTTATTTTTCACTGTATTTTAAGAAAATAAATATGAAAAGCGTCATAAATATAGTAAATGACATCTGTTAGGTAAGTGTATTTATTGTTTATATA
This genomic window from Methanobacterium veterum contains:
- a CDS encoding trypsin-like peptidase domain-containing protein, giving the protein MICPNCGFKNTTGANFCEKCNGRLKKSNILSKNFLPSFDFKNKTSILLKALILIVAVVGIFAMVNVHPVSANSLSPNSHVSAVQNGTVYIESGFSGVVTVKNPITHKKVNVTVNYQPYSTGSGSIVTKNGYIITAFHVVSDSNTLNNENKLKKMNSNDVKWYVEEIGLINYIRKDPKLSSKFLKNTSNHDPEKVMGDVTSKFIKNGWISTKTYKSSIYIKGLGLKGNGSNNSLKARLVDVGDCDKDQDIALLKVDPGKGKKLPALTVSAKNPKIGGKISIYGYPGKKMEARLNTNNKTKHSASKSLNYTPFISSGHLMAKKPNAQGTIYYRTSAVTAEGYSGGPVVNSENKVTGVLVYGIGSKKNPKKIAASLYLSSKYIKEICNKNKVPITVA
- a CDS encoding EFR1 family ferrodoxin (N-terminal region resembles flavodoxins. C-terminal ferrodoxin region binds two 4Fe-4S clusters.), which produces MKDIDFYFFSGTGNTLLVVKKMRDTFEKNGITVNLYKIEESNPDEVNLEHMIGIAFPVAVFSTYPLVWDFIESLPRAGGTKIFMVDTLGSTSGGIVGPLRKIVAENGYNPVGAVEIQMPSNIFFIQDEKTNKDKVQKGLEAAEKYALDLVNGKAEWGRVPILSDAVNLFSRGALKLTGVDLHQKLFLFKVDKEKCNKCGICVGLCPTRNIMITGGNYPVHGLNCQYCLRCTSLCPKHAIPCSFNYKGKTYSAVKAKEFLKRKNL